In a single window of the Coffea eugenioides isolate CCC68of chromosome 3, Ceug_1.0, whole genome shotgun sequence genome:
- the LOC113766145 gene encoding putative late blight resistance protein homolog R1B-17 — protein MATTCSIDRVLLGLELLLNRFRDNFSLSHVGGNLLLDVRDAIRHMKFLKTFLMCARKWSLVHLYLQSDNVVKKVSLPSFLSCIEDTFHKSEEDILSLCLRLEMEKYEWVIHNSIFARGVFREIEKKITSLKQEIIQIYLALASSRSFQSNSCVTDDELLEFIDLILQNLADLTNDYMNWRIHKYDPLSAPLTAQIQDLEAKLTFLKSFIPFAKMRGTADIPALLLSHFEVVALTAARLSYMWSFWKNVEYRSTCSFKLLSIRAVDFHVYEIYKEVLAASNSSASLHTAVMDERILNNFNDSLISRLWELLCCRSSFVDSMKDQMRILYAGLRFLRSILREHHEMMDEQNEKIGALLGEAGIIIFTPTLSRVIEGEVSFSGSTQVLDFCDMLASTNIHIKNFKDQISGSSTIESLPNSSHSLRAPEVSQTSSRMLSKGKMPIDHEVMVGLDDEAEKVIEPLISSTIQSLPNSSHSLRAPEVSQTSSRMLSKGKMPIAREIMVGLDDEAAKVIGRLRWGSKQVEIVPIVGMAGLGKTTLAKKVYNDSSVTCHFHIRLWCTVSQEFNMKNVLLQILCSDGKHSRKDEFQNLDKHALLEKLYQRLLKNRYLVVFDDVWDIKVWNELRISFPDDKNQSRIIFTSRSSNVASQVQYGREPHKIRCLTVEESFELLQKKVFGEEEECPQALHELGMEIVKKCWGLPFAVVVVAGILATIKHDILLWEKFAESLTSTMVSGTDQWKKSLELSYEHLPYHLKACLLYFAAFPEDEKIGAKKLMCLWIAEGFVEIIEGEKSEDIAEEYLMDLIGRNLVMVGKNRSIGGVKTCYIHDLIFEFCKGKAKEKKFLQVLGGYDELSTFNEPPNLPRLSICSSVEDFIKSRLFCPHLASLLLFDATPRYDKLFNISFLFCIYKHLNVLNLEGINLRLKELPAEVESLLCLRYLALEAEDMQFIPPSIAKLSHLETFWLHSNLVVSLPDSIWNMKKLRHIHVRGRVAIHLPSNDNGVENLSTLPNLDTLSCLCLFKEGENLLRRIPNVRQLKISDYHTGNGVLNMSQLECLESLTWWGNYSSGSWEHVEVPFPMNLKKLSLENLGLPCSKMSLIEELPNLEVLELRLQSMDGQRWELMEGGFPKLRVLTLTYFKGVYQLLKRLRSTIAEIVSNL, from the exons ACTTGCAATCTGACAATGTTGTGAAGAAGGTGAGTCTTCCATCTTTCTTATCTTGTATCGAAGATACCTTTCACAAATCCGAGGAGGACATTCTGTCTCTTTGCCTTAGAttagaaatggaaaaatatgaaTGGGTTATTCACAATTCTATTTTTGCTCGTGGAGTGTTCCGCGAAATTGAGAAAAAGATCACATCACTCAAGcaagaaatcatccaaatttacCTTGCTTTGGCAAGCAGCAGGTCATTTCAATCAAATTCTTGTGTGACAGATGATGAACTGTTGGAATTCATAGACCTCATCCTGCAAAATCTAGCAGATTTGACCAATGACTATATGAATTGGCGAATTCATAAATATGATCCTTTGAGTGCTCCTTTGACTGCTCAAATCCAAGATCTTGAAGCAAAGCTGACATTCTTGAAAAGCTTCATTCCCTTTGCCAAAATGCGAGGAACCGCAGATATTCCTGCCTTGCTATTATCTCACTTTGAAGTGGTGGCTTTGACCGCAGCACGCCTCTCTTACATGTGGTCCTTTTGGAAAAATGTTGAGTACAGAAGTACTTGCAGCTTCAAACTCCTCAGCATCAGAGCGGTTGATTTTCATGTCTACGAGATTTATAAGGAAGTACTTGCAGCTTCAAACTCCTCAGCATCATTACATACAGCAGTGATGGATGAGCGGATATTGAACAACTTCAATGATTCTCTGATAAGTCGTCTCTGGGAGTTGTTATGCTGCAGGTCTAGCTTTGTAGATTCTATGAAAGATCAAATGCGAATACTCTATGCAGGCCTGAGGTTTTTGAGAAGCATTTTAAGGGAGCATCATGAGATGATGGatgaacaaaatgaaaaaattggagCTCTCCTTGGTGAGGCAGGCATTATAATATTCACGCCCACTCTGAGCAGAGTGATAGAAGGAGAAGTTAGCTTCTCAGGATCCACCCAGGTTCTTGATTTTTGTGATATGCTGGCTAGTACCAACATCCATATCAAGAATTTTAAGGATCAGATCAGTGGCTCAAGTACTATAGAGAGTCTTCCTAATTCCTCTCATAGCTTAAGAGCACCAGAAGTTAGCCAGACTTCCAGCCGCATGCTATCAAAAGGTAAAATGCCAATAGACCATGAAGTCATGGTTGGTCTTGATGATGAGGCAGAAAAAGTAATTGAACCACTTATCTCAAGTACTATACAGAGTCTTCCTAATTCCTCTCATAGCTTAAGAGCACCAGAAGTTAGCCAGACTTCCAGCCGCATGCTATCAAAAGGTAAAATGCCAATAGCTCGTGAAATCATGGTTGGTCTTGATGATGAGGCAGCAAAAGTAATTGGACGACTTAGATGGGGATCAAAACAGGTGGAAATTGTTCCCATTGTGGGAATGGCTGGGCTTGGTAAGACAACTTTAGCcaaaaaagtttacaatgataGTTCAGTAACCTGTCACTTCCACATTCGTCTTTGGTGTACTGTTTCTCAAGAATTTAACATGAAAAATGTGTTACTTCAAATTTTGTGCTCTGATGGCAAACATTCTAGGAAGGATGAGTTTCAAAATCTGGATAAACATGCGTTGCTTGAAAAGCTCTATCAAAGGCTATTGAAGAATCGGtatcttgttgtttttgatGATGTCTGGGACATTAAGGTATGGAATGAGCTGAGAATTTCATTCCCAGATGACAAAAACCAAAGTCGGATCATCTTCACGAGTCGATCTTCTAATGTAGCTTCACAGGTTCAATATGGTAGAGAACCTCACAAGATTCGCTGCCTTACTGTCGAAGAGAGTTTCGAATTGCTGCAGAAGAAGGTgtttggagaagaagaagaatgtcCTCAAGCATTGCATGAATTGGGAATGGAGATTGTCAAAAAGTGCTGGGGATTACCCTTTGCAGTTGTTGTTGTAGCTGGAATTCTAGCAACTATAAAGCATGATATTTTGCTTTGGGAAAAGTTTGCTGAAAGTTTAACTTCAACCATGGTGTCTGGTACAGACCAGTGGAAGAAGTCATTGGAGCTCAGTTATGAGCATTTACCATATCACTTGAAGGCATGCTTGCTGTATTTTGCTGCATTTCCAGAAGATGAAAAAATTGGTGCCAAGAAGTTGATGTGTCTATGGATTGCAGAAGGATTTGTGGAAATAATTGAAGGAGAGAAATCAGAGGATATTGCAGAAGAATATCTGATGGACCTAATTGGCCGAAACCTAGTTATGGTAGGTAAGAACAGATCCATTGGTGGAGTCAAAACTTGTTACATTCACGATTTGATATTTGAGTTCTGTAAGGGCAAggcgaaagaaaagaaattcctTCAGGTCCTGGGAGGATATGATGAGCTTTCTACCTTTAATGAGCCTCCCAACCTACCTCGGTTGTCCATTTGCTCCAGTGTAGAAGATTTTATAAAGTCAAGGCTATTTTGTCCGCATTTAGCCAGTCTGCTACTCTTTGATGCTACTCCAAGATATGATAAGTTGTTTAATATCTCCTTCCTTTTTTGCATCTACAAACATCTTAACGTTCTGAATTTAGAGGGCATTAACCTAAGGCTGAAGGAGCTTCCAGCTGAAGTCGAGTCACTTCTTTGTTTGAGGTACTTAGCCCTTGAAGCAGAGGACATGCAATTCATTCCACCATCTATAGCCAAGCTCTCACATTTGGAAACCTTTTGGCTACATTCCAACTTGGTCGTTTCATTGCCAGATAGCATCTGGAACATGAAGAAGTTGAGGCATATACATGTAAGAGGGCGCGTTGCTATTCATCTGCCTTCCAACGACAACGGTGTTGAAAACCTCTCCACTTTACCCAATTTAGACACACTCTCTTGCTTGTGTCTTTTTAAAGAGGGAGAGAACTTATTGAGAAGGATTCCCAACGTTCGCCAACTTAAAATTTCCGATTATCACACTGGAAATGGAGTGTTGAACATGAGTCAACTAGAATGCCTAGAATCACTCACCTGGTGGGGCAATTACTCCTCAGGTTCATGGGAACATGTTGAGGTTCCCTTTCCCatgaatttgaagaagttgaGTCTTGAAAATCTGGGTCTTCCCTGTAGTAAAATGTCATTGATTGAAGAACTACCCAACCTTGAAGTCCTCGAATTAAGACTGCAGTCAATGGACGGCCAAAGATGGGAGCTGATGGAAGGAGGATTCCCTAAACTCAGGGTCTTGACTTTGACATATTTTAAG GGCGT